In Zunongwangia profunda SM-A87, the following proteins share a genomic window:
- a CDS encoding helix-turn-helix domain-containing protein, whose product MNNLAHREITPLSLQDSFLVFDRIKSEFDFPLHFHPEFEINFIANGRGVKRIIGDHFHEIDDYELVLVGSNLIHGWELHHCRNKDIHEITIQFHNDLLDEKLLNRHIMAPIKNLFQRSSRGILFSQETAKNIAPRIKKISKINGIDYFFELVSILYDLAISRNQRLLSTNSSELENFDNSDKIKTVYDYIQEHFGEKVTLKEISDLINMSEVSFNRFLKKRTGKTFIEFLNDTRIGYASRWLIDKDLSIAEIAYMSGFNNIANFNRVFKKCKACTPTQYRNEFSGIKRIL is encoded by the coding sequence ATGAACAATCTAGCCCATAGGGAAATTACCCCTTTATCTCTGCAAGACAGTTTTCTGGTATTCGACCGGATTAAAAGTGAATTTGACTTTCCTTTACATTTTCATCCTGAGTTCGAGATTAATTTTATTGCTAATGGCAGGGGAGTCAAACGAATCATTGGAGATCATTTCCATGAAATTGATGATTACGAGCTGGTACTTGTCGGATCAAATTTAATTCATGGATGGGAACTCCATCACTGCAGGAATAAGGATATACACGAAATAACCATCCAGTTCCATAATGATCTGCTAGATGAAAAACTCCTTAACAGGCATATTATGGCTCCTATAAAAAATTTATTTCAAAGGTCATCAAGAGGAATTTTGTTTTCCCAGGAAACAGCAAAAAACATTGCACCACGTATAAAGAAAATCTCCAAAATAAATGGAATAGATTACTTCTTCGAATTAGTTTCTATCCTTTATGATCTTGCCATATCAAGAAATCAGCGACTGCTTTCTACAAACTCTTCGGAGCTTGAAAATTTCGATAATAGCGATAAGATCAAAACGGTATACGATTATATCCAGGAACATTTTGGAGAAAAAGTGACCCTTAAAGAAATCTCTGATCTTATAAATATGAGTGAAGTTTCTTTTAATAGGTTTTTAAAAAAACGAACAGGAAAGACTTTTATAGAATTTTTAAACGATACAAGGATTGGCTATGCTTCAAGGTGGTTAATTGATAAGGATTTAAGTATAGCCGAAATTGCCTATATGAGCGGTTTTAATAATATAGCAAATTTTAACCGGGTGTTTAAAAAATGTAAAGCCTGCACACCTACCCAGTACAGGAATGAATTCAGTGGCATAAAGAGGATACTGTAA
- a CDS encoding DUF5060 domain-containing protein, which yields MKLKTAQPMLYERTDFNISLNEQWENPYLAEDIAVDIKMQSPSGKEILLPCFYVSGESGEASEWEARFAPQEIGRYTYHLVVSKKGEEMVFDENEFTVENSENKGFLHAENNWILRYDNGDPFRGIGENIGWESRTNDDSKFFHELHEKKKYNYNYLLGELSRNGGNFFRTWICSWNLPLDWKDNFNNSRYTASDAYYNPSAVAKLDSLVDLSKKLDLHMMLTLGPGNYSKEDGGFAESTADFFVNPKSRQRYKNRLRYIIARWGYSTSIAAWELFNEIDNVQYRNRDNPIDAKTIVDWHEEMSNYIDKIDPYNHIITTSISHRDLEGLNSLPAIDINQKHIYNRTKDIPGEIIDYEKRFGKPYVIGEFSYEWDWSKNFDEFPEEMDSDFKRGLWYGMFTSTPILPLSWWWEYFDERGMTSYFRGVSKINDMMLKAGNGKFEKVSFKTGNQLESFGVKCGNKIFIYLYNPLDKALNYHVEVPELRDASYEVQSFHPLNLEFSQEKTREGIEVAAGKSLDAGKEILLIIDFD from the coding sequence GTGAAATTAAAAACAGCCCAACCTATGTTGTATGAAAGAACAGATTTCAACATTTCGCTGAATGAGCAATGGGAAAATCCTTACCTGGCCGAAGATATTGCTGTAGATATTAAAATGCAATCTCCCTCTGGAAAAGAAATCCTGCTGCCATGCTTCTATGTCTCCGGTGAAAGTGGTGAGGCCTCTGAATGGGAGGCACGATTTGCGCCTCAGGAAATTGGCAGGTATACCTACCACCTTGTGGTTTCAAAGAAAGGGGAGGAAATGGTTTTTGATGAAAATGAGTTTACTGTTGAAAATTCAGAGAATAAAGGCTTCTTACATGCTGAAAATAACTGGATCTTGCGCTATGACAACGGCGATCCCTTTCGGGGGATAGGTGAAAATATCGGTTGGGAATCAAGAACCAACGACGACTCTAAATTTTTTCATGAACTGCACGAAAAGAAAAAATATAATTATAACTATTTACTGGGAGAGCTCTCCAGAAATGGAGGGAATTTCTTTAGGACATGGATATGTAGCTGGAATTTACCATTGGATTGGAAAGATAACTTTAACAATTCCAGGTACACGGCATCAGATGCTTATTATAACCCCAGTGCGGTTGCCAAACTTGACAGCCTGGTGGATCTTTCAAAGAAGCTTGATCTTCATATGATGCTAACTCTCGGACCCGGGAACTACAGTAAAGAAGATGGAGGATTTGCAGAATCAACCGCTGATTTTTTTGTCAATCCGAAATCCAGACAGCGTTATAAAAACAGGTTGCGATATATTATTGCCAGGTGGGGGTACAGTACCAGTATTGCGGCCTGGGAACTTTTCAATGAAATAGATAATGTACAATACCGAAACAGGGACAATCCTATCGATGCCAAAACTATTGTAGACTGGCATGAAGAGATGAGTAATTACATTGATAAAATTGATCCTTATAATCATATTATTACCACCAGTATCTCCCATAGAGACCTTGAAGGTCTAAATTCCTTACCGGCCATTGACATTAACCAAAAGCATATTTATAATAGAACAAAAGATATTCCTGGGGAAATAATAGATTATGAAAAGAGGTTTGGGAAACCATATGTCATTGGAGAGTTCAGCTACGAATGGGACTGGTCTAAAAATTTTGATGAATTCCCCGAAGAAATGGATTCGGATTTTAAAAGAGGATTATGGTATGGGATGTTCACATCTACGCCCATTCTGCCGCTTTCCTGGTGGTGGGAGTATTTTGATGAGCGGGGAATGACTTCCTATTTTAGAGGAGTCAGCAAGATCAACGATATGATGCTAAAAGCCGGCAACGGGAAATTCGAAAAGGTTAGTTTTAAAACGGGGAACCAGCTGGAGTCATTTGGGGTCAAATGTGGTAATAAAATATTTATTTATTTATACAACCCCTTAGATAAAGCTCTGAATTATCATGTTGAGGTTCCCGAGTTAAGAGATGCAAGTTATGAGGTGCAATCTTTTCATCCCCTTAATTTAGAATTCAGCCAGGAGAAAACAAGGGAAGGGATCGAAGTTGCCGCAGGTAAGTCTTTGGATGCGGGCAAAGAAATCCTGCTTATCATAGACTTTGATTAA
- a CDS encoding PKD domain-containing protein, whose translation MKAIIKKLYFTGLMGILVVCNACQEDEVFENEIVEGAEPSADFSGSSGSLEVNFTNLSEDGDSYYWEFGDGGSSSENSPTHIYANAGTYNVTLNARSAAGYSDSMSKELFVAGPSSAAFSVENEFKLIRRFDASGSQNAASFSWDFGDGSAHETAMVLTHEFPAEGSYEVSLTVVGLLGDTKVLIKTIDVYEEEINLLEGSDMENSAKAFWTNWSSQNSNPPEFGYTGDGPEEGEGASLRFNNFTAPQDNSVNQLIYQEVNVTAGGKYRLEAKVKAPEGAYQTYIQFYISKDPNTWIEDVSNPDTNHFLALNTWHGWMGPVDGDLYQAVQANGGYGLGASTGGIYTATETGKLYIGIQVGTWSGYSNGDILVDEVKFIRVE comes from the coding sequence ATGAAAGCTATTATCAAGAAGCTCTATTTTACCGGTCTGATGGGTATTTTAGTGGTATGTAATGCCTGCCAGGAAGACGAGGTATTTGAAAATGAAATTGTGGAAGGTGCTGAGCCAAGTGCAGATTTCTCCGGTTCATCTGGATCACTGGAAGTTAATTTTACCAACCTATCGGAAGATGGAGACTCCTACTACTGGGAATTTGGCGATGGTGGTTCCTCATCAGAGAATTCACCAACACATATCTATGCAAATGCAGGCACCTACAACGTAACGCTGAATGCCAGAAGTGCTGCAGGATATTCAGATTCAATGAGTAAAGAGCTATTCGTAGCCGGACCCTCTTCAGCTGCTTTTAGCGTTGAAAATGAATTTAAATTAATTAGAAGGTTCGATGCTTCAGGTTCACAAAATGCAGCCTCGTTTTCATGGGATTTTGGGGATGGAAGTGCACACGAAACGGCAATGGTTCTGACACACGAGTTTCCCGCTGAAGGTTCTTATGAGGTGAGTCTTACCGTTGTCGGTTTACTGGGAGATACTAAGGTGCTTATCAAGACTATCGATGTTTATGAAGAAGAAATCAATCTTTTAGAAGGCTCGGATATGGAAAATTCAGCAAAAGCGTTTTGGACAAACTGGTCCAGTCAAAATTCAAATCCGCCAGAATTCGGATATACCGGGGATGGTCCTGAGGAAGGCGAGGGTGCCAGTTTAAGATTTAATAATTTTACGGCTCCCCAGGATAATTCCGTAAATCAGTTAATTTATCAGGAAGTAAATGTAACTGCAGGTGGTAAATATCGCCTGGAGGCTAAAGTGAAAGCACCCGAAGGAGCCTATCAAACCTATATTCAGTTTTATATTTCCAAAGATCCCAATACCTGGATTGAAGATGTTTCAAATCCAGATACTAATCATTTTCTGGCTCTTAACACCTGGCACGGATGGATGGGACCGGTAGACGGAGATCTTTACCAGGCTGTACAGGCAAATGGAGGATATGGGCTTGGAGCATCTACAGGAGGAATATATACAGCCACGGAAACCGGAAAATTATACATAGGAATCCAGGTTGGAACCTGGTCTGGCTATTCCAACGGGGATATTTTAGTAGATGAAGTCAAATTCATACGAGTTGAATAA
- a CDS encoding DUF1735 domain-containing protein, with translation MLASCEGNDADEDYGYAYLYMPQATTSGGLNADYQVPSGGGENTYNFNYDAASQRLDIVLGVIRSGKVPAKAYSVDIISRTDTTAYISEQGLIENGIVLPEGLYELPETVSVEAGESSAAFYLSIDAQALKEEAYAGKKAIVTVGLSNPKGYEILEEYASTVVIIDVEAIRPFLSGLE, from the coding sequence TTGCTGGCATCATGTGAGGGTAATGATGCTGATGAAGATTATGGTTATGCTTACCTGTACATGCCTCAGGCTACAACATCAGGGGGGTTAAATGCCGATTACCAGGTCCCCTCCGGGGGAGGAGAAAACACCTATAACTTCAATTATGATGCTGCCTCTCAGCGTTTAGATATTGTTTTAGGGGTGATCAGGTCAGGAAAAGTTCCTGCAAAGGCCTATAGTGTCGATATAATATCACGCACCGATACCACTGCCTACATCAGTGAGCAGGGACTTATAGAAAATGGGATTGTACTTCCGGAAGGACTTTATGAGCTACCCGAAACCGTCTCTGTGGAAGCAGGGGAGTCAAGCGCTGCTTTTTATCTCTCAATTGATGCACAGGCGTTAAAAGAGGAAGCATATGCAGGGAAAAAGGCCATTGTAACTGTAGGATTGTCCAACCCGAAAGGCTATGAGATCCTTGAGGAGTATGCAAGTACTGTTGTTATAATTGATGTAGAGGCAATCAGGCCGTTTTTGTCTGGTTTAGAATGA
- a CDS encoding RagB/SusD family nutrient uptake outer membrane protein: MNNISLRKTSNYFWLVLIILCTACEEEFLDTKIDTFKTPEAAASDRETLWTFGNAFYAPMTYGFSVIDNNLFAAASDEAQQTSYSANVNYFNNGTINENINPISYLYKNYYEGIRAANFYLDYSEDGKELLSLNRDTITDAVNYQRDLKFLKWYRAEAHVARAYYYTELLKMYGGVPVVDLTFGEENEFIARTPYDEVVDYIVQEIDSYKDSLQLNWNSTNFSNQDGRFSLGAALAIKSRALLYAASPLNNPENDIEKWKKAAEAANDIINSDILNYSLDQGGYYNYFTGNTPLNSPETIYAIRRDPNNLVEANNYPIATPGGASGITPTQNLVSSYEYTAEPDPADPYKNRDPRLKASIVTNGSEWNGRVIDQSDGGIDDMDQPNTSRTGYYLKKFLTDNVNLVQGSTVQNQWVEYRYAEILLNYAEAMNEAYGPDVVPAGYALSARQALEMIRDRASAQLPDITAVSVEAFRDVVKHERRIELAFEGHRYWDLLRWKDAETVLNQPVEGVKVSKTGSGNYVYQVIDVADRRFNERNYRLPFSRAEIVNSGGTIIQNDGY, from the coding sequence ATGAACAATATATCTTTACGCAAAACCAGCAATTATTTTTGGTTAGTCCTTATCATCCTTTGCACTGCATGTGAAGAGGAATTTCTGGATACCAAAATAGACACCTTCAAGACTCCGGAAGCAGCTGCTTCGGACAGAGAAACCCTATGGACTTTCGGAAACGCATTTTATGCTCCCATGACCTACGGCTTTTCAGTAATTGATAACAACCTCTTTGCTGCTGCCAGTGATGAAGCACAACAGACTTCCTACTCGGCAAATGTGAATTATTTCAATAATGGAACTATAAATGAAAATATTAATCCTATTTCTTATTTATACAAAAATTATTATGAAGGAATAAGAGCCGCAAATTTCTATCTGGATTATTCGGAAGACGGCAAGGAACTTTTGTCTTTAAACAGGGATACCATAACGGATGCGGTTAACTATCAGCGGGATCTTAAGTTTTTGAAATGGTACAGGGCAGAGGCTCATGTGGCACGGGCTTATTACTACACGGAACTCTTGAAGATGTATGGTGGGGTACCTGTAGTGGACCTTACTTTTGGAGAAGAAAATGAATTCATTGCCCGAACCCCATATGATGAAGTGGTAGATTATATCGTACAGGAAATTGATTCTTACAAAGATTCCTTACAGCTGAACTGGAATAGCACGAATTTTTCAAATCAGGATGGACGATTTTCCCTGGGCGCTGCATTGGCCATCAAATCCAGAGCTCTCCTGTACGCCGCCAGCCCCCTGAATAACCCTGAAAATGATATTGAAAAGTGGAAAAAAGCCGCTGAGGCAGCTAATGATATCATTAACTCTGACATACTGAATTACAGTCTCGACCAGGGAGGGTATTATAACTATTTTACTGGTAATACACCCTTGAACAGCCCTGAAACTATTTATGCCATAAGACGTGATCCCAATAATCTGGTAGAAGCAAATAACTATCCCATTGCCACCCCTGGCGGTGCAAGTGGTATCACTCCAACACAAAATCTGGTAAGCTCCTATGAGTATACTGCAGAACCGGATCCTGCAGATCCCTATAAAAACAGAGATCCAAGGTTAAAAGCCTCTATAGTGACAAATGGTAGTGAATGGAATGGTAGAGTGATAGACCAATCAGACGGAGGAATTGATGATATGGATCAACCCAATACCAGTAGAACAGGATATTATTTAAAAAAGTTCCTTACAGACAATGTTAATCTCGTACAAGGTTCCACAGTGCAGAACCAGTGGGTGGAATACCGTTATGCAGAAATTTTGTTGAATTATGCAGAAGCCATGAATGAAGCCTATGGACCGGATGTCGTTCCCGCCGGGTATGCATTGAGCGCCAGGCAGGCACTTGAAATGATCCGGGATCGGGCGAGTGCGCAGCTTCCGGATATCACTGCGGTTTCCGTTGAAGCATTTCGAGATGTTGTAAAACATGAAAGAAGAATCGAATTAGCCTTTGAAGGTCATCGCTACTGGGATCTTTTGAGGTGGAAAGATGCTGAAACCGTACTGAATCAACCGGTAGAGGGAGTTAAAGTTTCAAAAACAGGTTCCGGGAATTATGTCTATCAGGTAATAGATGTCGCGGATAGGCGCTTTAACGAACGGAATTACCGATTGCCTTTCTCCAGGGCTGAAATAGTAAATTCCGGTGGGACAATAATTCAAAATGATGGATATTAA
- a CDS encoding SusC/RagA family TonB-linked outer membrane protein → MNKKFFIRNFLIAILLGPFAYVRAQDSQEIADTLQIGYPETDSIPGTLLKVEKRTSTAAISTVKGSELERIPTMNITNTLYGRLAGLTVTQASGEPGNDRAQLLIRGNGTYGVGGYNNIKIFVDGFEVNANYFDYLSPAEIESISVLKDAAALAPFGMRGSNGIIWVITKRGREGKSRMKVNFKSGIQTAININKPLDAYQYARYYNEAISNDNGMLWSPYYNEDEIEGYRNGQGTNVDWYDQTISQTGTYYSGDVVFDGGDENAKYTVIFDYANKEGLYNATNTDTTSNNRFYRMGLRANLDFKLFSIFDAKVDIGGRLQKQKRPNYQTSDLFEDLSRYPSNIYPVYDNEDLRYFSGTNLFPNNPVASSIGLGWFSSQGRILQGNFSLRENLDFILDGLYAEEAFSFNSYALSTYSKTRNYGRYQDGELTTTDQPSSIVASGYGSAGMEDWKQAKVTIGYKNSFDKSDINAAIGFHSSDYKADGLFGYKYHYLNLNGKFKYDYDNRYILAAAFSYFGNDAYAPKNRWGFYPAVSAAWLISNENFLSGDNISLLKLRASVGKLGGADSDATGALGNFSSNGRYLYQQYYNGSSTGSFYTGNSTPTWQNTLAPLFIPNRDVFAETSLKYNVGLDMDIWNKLEASIDIFLDKRSDILTVDNSIPNYYGNNYYYSNIGKMTNKGLEATAVYKDKIGEFTYALNGMLSYSKNTIDYMAELAPAYPYNAQTGRSFGTPIGLKAEGLYQLNDFNADGSLKANIPQPAFGLVQPGDVRYMDLDDDGFIDQTDFTAIGKSPFPEMVYSFGGNLGFKGLELNVLFQGVHGASFNLLNNWSETVAFVNNGNIHEIAEGAWAYYPEQGIDTRATATYPRLTTRENNNNYQNSSYWIKSADYLRLRNIELAYSFNSQNLLDKLNLSQLSIYVSATNLVTWSSLLKNYNIDPETTSGYPGLKSIVSGITVSF, encoded by the coding sequence ATGAATAAAAAGTTCTTTATTCGAAATTTTTTAATAGCGATACTATTAGGTCCGTTTGCTTATGTTCGGGCTCAGGATAGCCAGGAGATTGCTGATACTTTACAAATTGGTTATCCTGAAACAGATAGTATACCTGGAACATTATTAAAGGTTGAAAAACGCACTAGTACTGCCGCTATTTCCACTGTCAAGGGTAGCGAACTGGAGCGTATCCCTACGATGAATATTACCAATACCTTATATGGTCGCCTGGCAGGTCTTACTGTAACGCAGGCTTCTGGAGAACCTGGAAACGACCGGGCCCAGTTACTAATAAGAGGTAACGGGACTTACGGAGTAGGGGGGTATAATAATATCAAAATTTTTGTCGATGGCTTTGAGGTAAATGCGAATTATTTTGATTACCTCTCACCGGCCGAAATAGAGAGTATTTCAGTTCTCAAGGATGCGGCGGCATTGGCTCCCTTTGGAATGCGGGGCTCGAATGGTATTATATGGGTGATTACCAAAAGGGGAAGAGAAGGCAAATCCAGGATGAAGGTAAATTTTAAATCCGGTATTCAAACGGCCATTAATATCAATAAGCCACTAGATGCCTATCAGTATGCCAGGTACTATAATGAAGCTATAAGCAATGATAATGGAATGCTTTGGTCTCCATATTACAATGAGGATGAAATTGAAGGATATAGAAATGGGCAGGGAACAAATGTTGACTGGTATGATCAAACCATAAGCCAGACAGGGACCTACTATTCAGGGGATGTGGTCTTTGATGGAGGTGATGAAAATGCGAAGTATACTGTAATTTTTGATTATGCAAATAAAGAAGGTCTTTACAATGCAACAAATACAGATACTACCTCGAATAATAGATTCTATAGAATGGGCTTACGGGCAAATCTTGATTTTAAATTATTTTCAATTTTTGATGCCAAAGTAGATATAGGAGGGCGTTTACAAAAGCAAAAAAGACCAAATTACCAGACTTCAGATCTTTTTGAAGATCTGTCGCGGTATCCTTCCAATATTTATCCTGTATACGATAATGAAGATTTAAGATATTTTTCAGGTACAAATCTATTTCCCAATAACCCGGTGGCATCATCGATCGGTCTGGGATGGTTTTCTTCTCAGGGAAGGATTCTTCAGGGGAATTTTTCTTTACGGGAAAATCTTGATTTTATTCTGGACGGGTTATACGCAGAAGAGGCTTTTTCTTTTAATTCGTACGCATTAAGCACCTATAGTAAAACCCGTAATTATGGAAGATATCAGGATGGGGAGCTAACTACCACAGATCAACCCTCTTCAATTGTTGCAAGTGGATACGGTTCTGCCGGCATGGAAGATTGGAAACAGGCGAAAGTTACTATTGGATATAAAAACAGCTTTGATAAAAGCGATATAAATGCTGCTATAGGCTTTCACAGTTCCGATTATAAGGCAGATGGACTTTTTGGATATAAATACCATTATCTCAACCTGAATGGGAAGTTCAAATATGATTACGATAACAGGTATATTTTGGCAGCTGCCTTTTCCTATTTTGGTAATGATGCGTATGCGCCAAAAAATCGCTGGGGTTTTTATCCTGCTGTTTCCGCTGCATGGCTGATATCAAATGAAAACTTTCTCTCTGGGGATAATATATCCCTGTTAAAGCTAAGAGCCTCTGTAGGGAAATTAGGTGGTGCCGATAGCGACGCTACCGGAGCTTTGGGTAATTTTTCTTCTAATGGTCGTTATTTATACCAGCAATATTACAATGGAAGCAGTACCGGATCTTTTTATACAGGCAATTCCACGCCAACCTGGCAAAATACACTGGCACCTCTTTTTATTCCCAACAGGGATGTTTTTGCAGAAACCAGTCTGAAGTATAACGTTGGGCTGGATATGGATATCTGGAATAAACTTGAAGCCAGTATAGATATTTTTCTCGATAAGAGGAGTGATATTCTAACGGTAGATAATTCGATACCAAACTATTATGGTAATAATTACTACTACAGTAACATCGGGAAAATGACAAATAAAGGCCTTGAAGCCACAGCTGTTTATAAGGATAAGATAGGAGAATTCACCTACGCCTTGAACGGCATGCTTTCCTACAGTAAAAATACTATAGATTATATGGCAGAATTAGCCCCCGCCTATCCTTACAATGCCCAAACGGGAAGATCTTTTGGAACCCCAATAGGTCTAAAAGCAGAGGGCTTGTATCAACTTAATGATTTTAATGCAGATGGAAGCCTTAAGGCTAATATTCCACAACCCGCCTTTGGCCTGGTTCAGCCCGGGGATGTACGGTACATGGATTTGGATGATGATGGTTTTATAGACCAAACTGATTTCACGGCTATAGGAAAATCTCCTTTCCCGGAGATGGTTTATTCATTTGGAGGCAACCTCGGATTTAAAGGTTTGGAACTGAATGTTCTATTCCAGGGAGTGCATGGGGCTTCTTTCAATCTTTTAAATAACTGGAGTGAAACAGTTGCTTTCGTCAACAATGGGAACATTCATGAAATAGCAGAAGGTGCCTGGGCATATTATCCGGAACAGGGAATTGACACCCGTGCAACAGCAACTTATCCGCGTCTGACCACCCGGGAAAACAACAATAATTATCAAAATAGTTCCTACTGGATAAAAAGTGCAGATTATCTACGGCTTAGGAACATTGAACTGGCATATAGTTTCAATTCACAAAATTTACTGGATAAGCTGAACCTGTCTCAGTTAAGCATTTATGTAAGTGCTACCAACCTGGTGACCTGGAGCAGTCTGTTGAAAAATTATAATATCGATCCTGAAACGACTTCGGGGTACCCCGGACTTAAGAGCATTGTATCTGGAATTACGGTTAGTTTTTAA
- a CDS encoding RagB/SusD family nutrient uptake outer membrane protein translates to MIRRSLLVLLWIGFVSLLSSCEEEFLEKPNTSGTVDLNEVYSSAINARNALMNCYRSVLVQGWPSGIGIGHGALASISGIHSKGYNWHGTWVISDSGLSPNPLDGNDSGGADNFGNNWNVIRKCFLVKENIDMVPDMDENTKTIIKAECTGLIAYRYMGMFYRYGGVPIVTKSLTSNDDLNIARASLQETLDYTLQLCEEAIAGLPSEWPADQTGRLTKGAVMAMKARVLMYAARPLFNSTTPYLSYDHNELISFGTADQDRWQDAISANEKVLEWAQLNGFELINSGGSSGEPNPNAFKDYATATSTPGNKEVILAYKYDETNQWNNYLSYYLNYSPYWTANRWDTDNLGLLSNFLSNYYREDGTDQSWPQVGDDAARPASDWLARIDAMEPRFKADHIGPGFDAANNPGDFNYSVEGWGRSLGNYGAQFPSGSGFGKGSGFSVKFFYQAGSRTWFEPPLFRLAETYLNLAEAYNEVGNSSQALSNLNVVHNRAGLPAITETNQGALRKIIQREKAIEFYMENQRYYDVKHWMLEDIGDGIIGGQMREMQFEVEPTASNKNLASSLIYYWDSNAYIAYWNPKMFLEPIPQSEVNKGIIVQNPGY, encoded by the coding sequence ATGATAAGGAGAAGTTTATTAGTACTACTATGGATTGGGTTTGTTTCACTTTTGTCTTCATGTGAAGAAGAATTTCTGGAAAAGCCAAATACATCCGGAACCGTAGATCTGAACGAGGTTTATTCCTCTGCCATAAATGCACGAAATGCGCTTATGAATTGTTACCGATCGGTTCTGGTTCAAGGCTGGCCCAGTGGAATCGGTATTGGACATGGGGCTCTGGCTTCAATATCGGGAATCCATTCCAAAGGATATAACTGGCATGGTACCTGGGTAATTTCTGATTCCGGTTTAAGTCCAAATCCTTTGGATGGCAATGATAGTGGAGGAGCCGATAATTTCGGAAACAACTGGAATGTTATACGGAAATGCTTTCTGGTAAAGGAGAATATAGACATGGTTCCAGATATGGACGAAAATACCAAAACCATTATTAAAGCAGAATGTACCGGGTTGATAGCATATCGTTACATGGGAATGTTTTACAGGTATGGAGGTGTTCCTATCGTAACAAAAAGTCTGACTTCAAATGATGACTTGAATATAGCACGGGCCAGCCTGCAGGAGACTCTGGATTATACTTTACAACTATGTGAAGAGGCTATCGCAGGTTTGCCTTCCGAATGGCCTGCCGATCAAACAGGACGTTTAACCAAAGGTGCTGTTATGGCCATGAAAGCCAGGGTTCTTATGTATGCTGCAAGACCACTGTTTAATTCCACCACCCCTTATTTAAGTTATGATCATAACGAACTGATTTCTTTTGGGACTGCTGATCAAGACCGTTGGCAGGATGCTATTTCAGCTAATGAAAAGGTTCTGGAATGGGCACAGTTAAATGGTTTTGAGCTGATTAATTCCGGAGGAAGTTCCGGAGAACCTAATCCCAATGCTTTCAAAGATTATGCTACTGCAACATCTACACCAGGCAATAAAGAGGTAATCCTCGCCTATAAGTACGATGAAACGAACCAATGGAACAATTATCTAAGCTATTATCTTAACTATTCCCCTTATTGGACTGCAAATCGTTGGGACACAGATAATCTGGGCCTTCTCAGTAATTTTCTTTCCAACTACTATCGTGAAGACGGAACGGACCAATCCTGGCCACAGGTCGGAGATGATGCGGCAAGGCCGGCAAGTGATTGGTTAGCTCGAATTGATGCTATGGAGCCACGTTTTAAAGCAGATCATATAGGGCCAGGTTTTGATGCAGCTAATAATCCAGGGGATTTTAATTACTCTGTAGAGGGATGGGGTCGTTCTCTTGGAAACTATGGAGCTCAATTTCCAAGCGGTAGTGGATTCGGAAAAGGTAGTGGATTTTCGGTGAAATTTTTCTACCAGGCGGGCTCAAGAACCTGGTTTGAACCCCCTCTCTTTAGGCTTGCGGAGACCTATCTCAATTTAGCTGAAGCTTATAATGAAGTGGGCAATAGCTCACAAGCACTAAGCAACCTCAATGTGGTACATAATAGAGCGGGCTTACCGGCTATCACTGAGACCAATCAGGGTGCATTGCGCAAAATTATTCAAAGAGAAAAGGCAATTGAATTTTATATGGAGAACCAACGCTATTACGATGTTAAGCATTGGATGCTTGAAGATATTGGAGATGGTATTATAGGAGGACAGATGAGAGAAATGCAATTTGAAGTGGAACCTACGGCTTCCAATAAAAACCTGGCTTCATCACTGATATATTACTGGGATAGTAACGCCTATATAGCCTACTGGAACCCAAAAATGTTCCTCGAACCCATACCACAATCGGAAGTCAACAAAGGAATTATTGTCCAGAATCCGGGATATTAA